The following coding sequences are from one Lolium rigidum isolate FL_2022 chromosome 6, APGP_CSIRO_Lrig_0.1, whole genome shotgun sequence window:
- the LOC124664217 gene encoding myosin IC heavy chain-like, with product MDRFRPLRRIQVEPERVDPPPPAAAGGGETEEMVPAPAAGLLMGAKVRRRAAVYRDCKGDYIGVPNDPCLAKILSKQGDNKVLFADKVLKFTQSGKMKRRILVITDFAIYLVDPDADILKRRIALAAVDKLCISNLSDNFFAIIVPTEYDCLMASTRKKEIVDVIVKAIKSTSEYEPEVASSNRFEYHAAAEVIKEVEFEEANGGVKTRITHKEKP from the exons ATGGATCGGTTCCGGCCGCTCAGGCGGATCCAGGTGGAACCCGAGCGCGTTGACCCGCCCCCgccggcggcagcgggcggcggggAGACGGAGGAGATGGTTCCGGCGCCCGCGGCGGGGTTGCTCATGGGGGCCAAGGTGCGGCGCCGCGCGGCCGTTTACCGCGACTGCAAGGGCGACTACATCGGCGTGCCCAACGACCCATGCCTCGCCAAGATCCTCTCCAAGCAAG GGGATAACAAAGTTTTGTTTGCGGACAAGGTCTTGAAGTTTACTCAATCAGGAAAGATGAAAAGGCGCATCCTTGTGATCACTGACTTTGCTATCTACCTGGTTGATCCTGATGCCGATATATTGAAGAGAAGAATAGCACTTGCGGCTGTTGATAAACTATGTATAAGCAACCTCAGTGATAACTTCTTCGCAATCATTGTGCCGACTGAGTATGATTGTTTAATGGCCAGCACAAGGAAGAAGGAAATTGTTGATGTTATAGTTAAGGCTATTAAGAGCACATCTGAGTATGAACCTGAGGTGGCTTCCTCTAACAG GTTTGAGTACCATGCTGCTGCTGAAGTGATCAAAGAAGTTGAATTCGAGGAAGCCAATG GAGGCGTGAAAACTAGGATCACACACAAGGAGAAGCCATGA